A window of Fibrobacter sp. UBA4297 contains these coding sequences:
- a CDS encoding glycosyltransferase, with translation MKKSVEEQKMNASIIMATFNGAKYVQQQIESILPYMDSSDELIISDDGSKDGTIEIIKKITKKDNRVLFFDGPHKGIIKNFEFLLSKSSKDIIMFCDQDDVWLPNKINKIKHFFSANQSVHVLLHDMYIATNDDINNNTYKKRHFENHYKKQGFIRNLIYSAYYGCCMAITKEMKNFLLPFSKYVNMHDQWIGLVGEFYNCSYFMQEPLIIHRIHDKNTSHKRPYLTRIKYRLVSFLAFLDKIKTKKKWKFTV, from the coding sequence ATGAAGAAAAGTGTAGAGGAGCAAAAAATGAATGCGTCAATAATAATGGCTACGTTTAATGGAGCTAAATATGTACAACAACAGATAGAATCAATTTTGCCTTATATGGATTCTTCTGATGAATTGATTATTTCTGATGACGGATCAAAAGATGGAACAATTGAAATTATAAAAAAAATTACAAAAAAAGATAATAGAGTCCTGTTTTTTGATGGTCCTCATAAAGGGATTATAAAAAATTTTGAATTTTTGTTAAGTAAATCATCTAAAGATATCATTATGTTTTGTGACCAAGATGATGTTTGGCTTCCAAATAAAATAAATAAAATAAAACATTTTTTTTCGGCAAATCAGTCAGTACATGTATTGCTGCATGATATGTATATTGCAACAAATGATGATATAAACAACAATACTTATAAGAAGAGACATTTTGAAAACCATTATAAGAAACAAGGTTTTATTCGTAATTTAATTTATAGTGCGTATTATGGATGTTGTATGGCTATAACAAAAGAAATGAAAAATTTCCTACTCCCTTTTTCAAAATATGTAAATATGCATGATCAATGGATTGGACTTGTTGGTGAATTTTATAATTGTTCCTATTTTATGCAAGAGCCGCTCATTATACATCGAATTCATGACAAAAATACTTCTCATAAAAGACCTTATTTAACAAGAATCAAATACAGGCTTGTTTCATTTCTTGCTTTTTTAGATAAAATAAAAACAAAAAAGAAATGGAAATTTACTGTATGA
- a CDS encoding ATP-grasp fold amidoligase family protein, whose product MSKLSTAITLFKDNKLTFISALIGKISFLFPDKLYLQLQFRLRMGYRLNLKTPKSFSEKIQWLKLYNRNPLYTTLVDKYAVKKWVADKIGEDHVIPTLGVWENADDIDFDKLPNQFVLKTTNGGGGDVIICRDKSNFDKKKAINHLNNGLKRSLYKELREWQYKHIPPRIIAEKYMEDESGELRDYKFFCFDGIVKALFIASDRLKVNEDTKFDFFDRNFNHLPITNGHPNAKIQPQKPKMYEKMISLAEKLSSGIPHVRVDLYEIDDKIYFGEMTFSHHSGMCPFCPIEWDYKFGEWLQLPSKRIQ is encoded by the coding sequence ATGAGCAAGTTATCTACAGCAATCACACTGTTTAAAGATAATAAATTAACCTTTATAAGTGCTTTAATTGGAAAAATAAGTTTCTTATTTCCTGATAAACTGTATTTACAACTACAGTTTCGATTAAGGATGGGGTATCGATTGAATTTAAAGACTCCAAAATCTTTTAGCGAAAAAATACAGTGGCTAAAACTTTACAATCGCAATCCACTTTATACAACGCTTGTTGATAAGTATGCTGTTAAAAAGTGGGTGGCTGATAAAATAGGCGAGGATCACGTAATACCTACACTTGGTGTATGGGAGAATGCTGATGATATAGATTTTGACAAATTGCCGAATCAATTCGTATTGAAAACAACCAATGGTGGCGGAGGTGATGTTATTATATGTAGGGACAAATCAAATTTTGATAAAAAAAAGGCTATAAATCATCTTAATAACGGGTTAAAAAGATCCTTATATAAGGAATTGAGAGAATGGCAATATAAACACATCCCCCCACGAATAATCGCGGAAAAATACATGGAGGATGAGAGTGGAGAATTAAGAGATTATAAGTTTTTTTGCTTTGATGGAATCGTTAAGGCTCTTTTTATCGCATCAGATAGATTGAAGGTAAATGAAGATACAAAATTTGATTTTTTTGACAGAAATTTCAATCATTTGCCAATCACAAACGGTCATCCAAATGCCAAAATTCAACCTCAAAAGCCTAAAATGTATGAAAAAATGATTTCTTTAGCAGAAAAGCTATCATCGGGGATTCCCCATGTACGAGTGGATTTGTATGAGATTGATGATAAAATTTATTTTGGAGAAATGACATTTTCTCATCATAGTGGAATGTGTCCTTTTTGTCCGATTGAATGGGATTATAAATTTGGAGAATGGCTGCAACTTCCTTCAAAAAGGATTCAATGA
- a CDS encoding glycosyltransferase family 2 protein produces the protein MNHFLFSICVPVYNVEKYVSECIESVLKQTYKFFELILVDDGSRDDSLKICKEYEKKDNRIRVFSKKNEGQIATRNFAFSKASGNIILCLDSDDFWEPETLDKLNQYFMKYNCDCIYYNWKRFFKGESYLDKKINDKIELIKDKRLLFKKILGDTYYNSMCLKAFKKNCIPSNNDKVFEIIRHAEDLVQTVEIMDKSDCVLFVPDIFYNYRVNMNSISHNASSRFYVPGNPVRFFAYNFLKEKNLYSQEDWDDYGKFCASIFYSNLLKISRLKTSIKEKISILEIERDSEYYNQFLKSYKTGNGLKNLSLALFKKKKFIMLYFFLAMIKMLNCSSFFLRKLIKSTFYLTFNKKI, from the coding sequence ATGAACCATTTTTTATTTAGCATTTGCGTTCCTGTTTACAATGTGGAAAAGTATGTTTCTGAATGCATAGAATCTGTTTTAAAACAGACTTATAAATTTTTTGAATTGATTTTAGTCGATGATGGCTCCAGAGACGATAGCTTAAAAATTTGTAAAGAATATGAAAAAAAAGATAACAGGATAAGAGTTTTTTCTAAAAAAAATGAAGGGCAGATCGCTACTCGAAATTTCGCATTTTCAAAGGCTTCTGGTAATATAATCTTGTGTTTAGATTCTGATGATTTTTGGGAACCAGAAACATTGGATAAACTTAACCAGTATTTCATGAAATACAACTGCGATTGCATATATTACAACTGGAAACGTTTTTTTAAGGGCGAATCTTACTTAGATAAAAAAATAAATGATAAAATCGAGCTGATCAAAGATAAAAGATTGTTGTTCAAAAAAATTTTGGGAGATACGTATTACAATTCCATGTGTTTAAAAGCTTTTAAAAAGAATTGTATTCCATCAAATAATGATAAGGTCTTTGAAATAATCCGGCATGCAGAAGATCTCGTTCAAACTGTAGAAATAATGGATAAATCGGACTGCGTACTATTTGTTCCTGATATCTTTTATAACTATCGTGTAAATATGAATAGCATTTCACATAATGCGTCTAGCAGGTTTTATGTTCCTGGTAATCCTGTTAGATTTTTTGCTTATAACTTTCTAAAAGAAAAGAATCTATATTCTCAAGAAGATTGGGATGATTATGGAAAATTTTGCGCATCTATTTTTTATTCAAACTTATTAAAAATATCAAGGCTAAAGACATCGATAAAAGAGAAAATTTCAATTTTGGAAATAGAACGAGACTCTGAATATTACAATCAGTTTCTGAAATCGTATAAAACTGGAAATGGTTTAAAAAATTTGAGTCTTGCGCTGTTTAAAAAGAAAAAATTTATAATGCTTTATTTTTTTCTCGCAATGATAAAAATGCTGAATTGTTCTAGCTTTTTTTTGAGAAAATTGATAAAATCAACGTTCTATTTAACTTTTAATAAAAAGATATAA
- a CDS encoding polysaccharide pyruvyl transferase family protein — protein MQIGIITQPLLNNYGGILQNFALQVILKKIGHNPITIDYIPKTPYVLFLKNLIKELVLSIVGKKVSFSLNRKFRGDRKKIFSIFVHKYISKTKSVFNYRNTKKLDNFDMFIVGSDQIWRPKFIPYVEKDVFLDFCKYDKKLRRVAYAVSFGSDQWEFSPEQTEKCSMLAKKFDAISVREESGMKLCKEHLGVDATWVLDPTLLLDKEDYCEVCKDVPVVRERFLAAYVLDKNDAVLAQCESIATKQGLTLKFFEAGSKASLSIPEWLAMFRDASYVVTDSFHGTVFSIIFGKEFKCLYNKKRGSARFDSLLKLYNSNKIEEMRGFSLNWLKNALEN, from the coding sequence ATGCAAATTGGTATTATCACACAACCATTGTTAAACAATTATGGCGGAATTTTACAAAATTTTGCATTACAAGTTATTTTGAAGAAAATAGGCCACAATCCAATCACAATAGATTATATACCCAAAACCCCATATGTCCTTTTTTTGAAAAATCTTATAAAGGAATTAGTTTTAAGTATTGTGGGAAAAAAGGTTTCTTTTTCTTTAAATCGGAAATTTAGGGGAGATCGAAAAAAAATCTTTTCAATTTTTGTTCACAAATATATTTCAAAAACAAAGTCGGTTTTCAATTATAGAAATACAAAAAAATTAGACAATTTTGACATGTTCATTGTCGGAAGCGATCAAATTTGGCGCCCAAAATTTATTCCCTATGTCGAAAAGGATGTCTTTCTTGATTTTTGTAAATATGATAAGAAATTAAGGCGTGTGGCGTATGCTGTTTCTTTTGGTTCCGATCAATGGGAATTCAGTCCTGAGCAAACAGAAAAATGCTCGATGTTGGCAAAAAAATTTGATGCGATAAGCGTACGAGAAGAATCTGGGATGAAACTGTGTAAAGAACATCTTGGCGTAGATGCAACCTGGGTTCTTGATCCGACATTGTTGCTTGATAAAGAAGATTATTGTGAAGTTTGCAAAGATGTTCCTGTTGTTCGGGAACGATTTCTTGCTGCATATGTCTTAGACAAAAATGATGCAGTTCTTGCTCAGTGCGAGTCTATTGCGACCAAACAAGGACTTACGCTTAAATTCTTTGAAGCTGGTTCAAAAGCCTCGTTATCTATTCCTGAATGGCTTGCCATGTTCCGTGACGCCTCTTACGTGGTGACGGATTCATTCCATGGAACGGTTTTTTCAATAATTTTTGGTAAAGAGTTCAAGTGCTTGTATAACAAAAAAAGAGGTTCTGCACGATTTGATTCTCTTTTGAAATTATATAATTCAAATAAAATTGAAGAAATGAGAGGCTTTTCACTGAACTGGTTGAAAAATGCTCTGGAAAACTAA
- a CDS encoding acyltransferase: MNEKQERNYGIDLLKIISMYMVVQLHVLGCGGILGNCENFSFNYYVAWFLEISAYCAVDVFAMITGYLMVEKKINGFKIIPLWLTVFFYSTLISLSFYFIPFLSSIYVPSKISIIKSFFPVVSGQYWYFTAYFGMYFFIPFINMFINSIEKRTHRNLCITIIIVFSLLPIMNLGDIKSFGLLHGYSAIWLSCCYIIGAYLKKYPLNISPTKSLIIYFASIFSIWLIKYFSHFIIFHLLKKEKDVNIFIDYTSILVIVSAIALVSFFGKLNIKNMLCKKMLTFSSVLSFSVYLIHTNHFIYGHVIKDSFISIVSTNPFRLFVGVIVYSLMIFVVCLCIDTIRYALFKLLKVQQIPNFLAKKYKFFNG, translated from the coding sequence ATGAATGAAAAACAAGAAAGAAATTACGGCATAGATTTATTAAAAATTATCTCCATGTATATGGTCGTACAACTTCATGTCCTTGGATGTGGAGGAATCTTAGGAAATTGCGAAAATTTTTCTTTTAATTATTATGTCGCTTGGTTTCTTGAAATATCGGCTTATTGTGCTGTTGATGTATTTGCTATGATAACGGGCTATTTAATGGTTGAGAAAAAAATCAACGGTTTTAAAATAATACCATTATGGCTTACTGTGTTTTTCTATTCTACATTGATATCCCTTTCTTTTTATTTTATTCCTTTTCTGTCGTCAATATATGTACCTTCAAAAATATCAATAATCAAATCATTTTTTCCGGTTGTAAGTGGACAATACTGGTATTTTACGGCATATTTTGGAATGTACTTTTTCATTCCATTTATTAATATGTTTATTAATTCTATAGAAAAAAGAACTCACCGAAATCTTTGCATTACAATAATAATTGTTTTTTCATTACTTCCAATAATGAATCTCGGAGATATAAAATCTTTTGGGCTTTTACATGGATATTCAGCGATATGGCTTTCCTGTTGTTATATAATCGGTGCATACCTAAAAAAGTATCCTTTAAATATATCGCCCACAAAAAGTCTAATAATTTATTTTGCTTCAATATTTTCCATTTGGCTTATAAAATACTTTTCGCATTTCATTATATTCCATTTATTAAAAAAGGAAAAAGATGTAAATATATTTATTGATTACACTTCTATATTAGTGATTGTATCTGCAATAGCTTTAGTATCTTTTTTTGGAAAGCTAAACATAAAAAATATGTTATGTAAAAAAATGTTAACATTCTCGAGTGTGCTATCATTTAGCGTTTATCTAATCCATACGAATCATTTCATTTATGGTCATGTTATAAAAGATTCATTTATTTCAATTGTCTCAACGAACCCATTTAGACTATTTGTAGGAGTCATTGTGTATTCATTAATGATATTTGTTGTCTGTTTGTGTATAGATACGATTAGATATGCTTTATTCAAATTACTAAAAGTCCAACAAATACCGAATTTTCTTGCGAAGAAATATAAATTTTTCAATGGGTAG
- a CDS encoding glycosyltransferase family 2 protein, with protein MNKLPLISVIVPIYNMEHLLKRALESVLAQTLTEWECILIDDGSTDNSPKICDEYAKKDSRFRVFHKKNGGVSSARQCGIDNATGIYSIHMDPDDWIDSNMLQSLYQAAETKNADMVICDFMIESKFGSFRNVQKPNSLNHFEILKQLLSWNIHGSCCNKLVRHSCYAKNNISFPNKMIMWEDLFVCCRILQDDIKVAYLPMPFYHYDRVSNGTSVVSSISRKKEESKKYFINFFESNFGNAIDFYYVKRDLKLGLLWHFLKKPEDIEKDEIVNTYPEINQRLLEGSCFSFKRPLHNALKLVISGKNEKIIVMYFKIHQTVLNLLAFIKHKIFRTVV; from the coding sequence ATGAATAAGCTACCATTAATTTCTGTAATAGTTCCAATTTATAATATGGAACATCTCTTGAAACGAGCTTTGGAGAGCGTTCTTGCTCAGACTTTGACAGAGTGGGAATGCATACTAATAGATGATGGATCAACAGACAATAGTCCTAAAATCTGTGATGAATATGCAAAAAAAGATTCTCGTTTTAGAGTTTTTCATAAGAAAAATGGTGGGGTAAGTTCCGCAAGACAATGTGGGATAGATAACGCTACAGGTATATATTCTATACATATGGATCCAGATGATTGGATTGACAGTAATATGCTACAATCACTATACCAAGCCGCAGAAACGAAGAATGCCGATATGGTAATTTGTGATTTTATGATTGAATCAAAATTTGGATCATTCCGCAATGTTCAAAAACCAAATAGTTTGAATCATTTTGAAATACTGAAACAGTTGTTATCCTGGAATATTCATGGAAGTTGCTGTAATAAACTAGTTAGACATTCTTGCTATGCAAAGAACAATATATCTTTTCCAAATAAAATGATCATGTGGGAAGACTTGTTTGTTTGCTGTAGAATACTTCAAGACGACATTAAGGTTGCTTATTTGCCAATGCCGTTTTATCATTATGACCGAGTTTCAAATGGTACCAGTGTTGTTTCCAGCATTTCAAGAAAAAAAGAAGAATCAAAAAAATATTTTATAAATTTCTTTGAATCTAATTTCGGAAATGCTATAGATTTTTATTATGTTAAAAGGGATTTAAAATTAGGATTGTTATGGCATTTTCTGAAAAAACCAGAGGACATTGAAAAAGATGAAATTGTAAACACATATCCCGAAATTAATCAGAGACTGTTAGAAGGTTCTTGTTTTTCTTTTAAACGCCCCTTACATAATGCGCTCAAGCTTGTAATCTCTGGTAAAAATGAAAAAATCATAGTGATGTATTTTAAAATACATCAGACTGTGTTGAACTTGCTGGCATTTATAAAACATAAGATTTTTAGAACTGTAGTCTAA
- a CDS encoding CapA family protein: protein MAATSFKKDSMMSILIGADIVPTKSNNVYFASGNMQDVVGVGLLNLLSKSDYRIFNLECPLVNADTPIQKCGPNLKAEVSTAKGLKSIGADLLTLANNHIMDHGNAGLESTISILEKENISFLGAGKNLEVAAKPFVFYINDKKIGVYACAEHEFSIAEGNKPGANPFDPLESFDHVVNLKKDCDYVIVLYHGGKEYYRYPSPMLQHICRKFVQKGADLVICQHSHCIGCEEKYHDGTIVYGQGNFIFNSINASLSQTSLLIEIKDDFRIDYIPLEKHGCGIRLAKNDAAKNIISDFYHRSEQIKNAEFVKREYSKFAKDMLNHYLLTCSGYGHKFALKFFNKLSRYKMTDFIISRFRTKELLAIRNFIECEAHRELFVEGLKNEPFFI from the coding sequence ATGGCTGCAACTTCCTTCAAAAAGGATTCAATGATGTCCATTTTAATTGGTGCAGATATTGTCCCTACAAAGTCAAATAATGTATATTTTGCCTCTGGCAATATGCAAGATGTGGTGGGCGTCGGTTTACTTAATTTGCTGAGCAAGTCTGATTACCGTATTTTCAATCTTGAATGCCCTCTAGTCAATGCCGATACACCCATTCAGAAATGTGGTCCTAATTTAAAAGCTGAAGTATCAACCGCGAAAGGGTTAAAATCTATTGGTGCAGACCTGCTGACACTCGCTAACAACCATATTATGGACCATGGTAATGCTGGGCTAGAGTCTACTATTTCGATTCTTGAAAAAGAGAATATTTCTTTTTTGGGTGCTGGGAAAAATTTGGAAGTTGCAGCAAAGCCTTTTGTATTTTATATAAACGATAAAAAGATCGGTGTTTACGCATGTGCAGAACATGAGTTTTCTATTGCAGAGGGGAATAAACCCGGTGCAAATCCTTTTGACCCGCTTGAATCTTTTGATCACGTTGTGAATCTAAAGAAGGATTGCGATTATGTGATTGTTCTGTATCATGGAGGTAAAGAGTATTATCGTTATCCTTCGCCAATGTTACAGCATATATGCCGTAAATTTGTACAAAAAGGTGCCGACTTGGTAATTTGCCAGCATAGTCATTGCATTGGATGTGAAGAAAAATACCATGATGGAACTATTGTTTATGGACAGGGAAATTTTATTTTTAATTCTATTAACGCATCTTTATCACAAACTAGTCTATTGATTGAAATTAAGGATGATTTTAGGATTGATTATATTCCGCTTGAAAAGCATGGTTGTGGTATTCGCTTGGCTAAGAATGATGCTGCAAAGAATATCATATCTGATTTCTATCATCGGAGTGAACAGATAAAGAACGCTGAATTTGTTAAGAGGGAATATTCCAAATTTGCCAAGGATATGCTAAATCATTATTTATTGACTTGTTCTGGATATGGTCATAAATTTGCATTAAAATTTTTTAACAAATTGAGTAGATATAAAATGACTGATTTTATCATTAGTCGGTTTAGAACGAAAGAGTTGTTGGCCATAAGAAATTTTATTGAGTGTGAAGCTCATCGAGAATTATTTGTTGAAGGATTAAAAAATGAACCATTTTTTATTTAG
- a CDS encoding glycosyltransferase family 4 protein translates to MNLVHLCLTGTITDGWSYQENMLAKFHRRFGHSVTIVTSEWVYSLDGGLHKASQKDYHLNDGTHIFRLSICNGVSFNSKIKKYGKILEILQKISPDVLFIHGCQFRDISTIVKYLKSHSYVVTYVDNHADFSNSATNWISKNILHKIIWRYYAQKINPFVKKWYGVLPARVDFLKDVYGLPADKVEFLPMGADDDLVEKSSRSDVRVKYREKYGIAEDNQLIVTGGKIDLAKKQTLLLMDAVNQINNPKLKLIVFGSVVPELKGEVEKRCSDKVKYIGWVSSEEAYPHFAMADLVMFPGRHSVFWEQVAGMGIPMIVKYWEGTTHVDRGGNVKFLRKDSVDEIKKNIEDVFLGNKLDKMKSIALNSMKFFSYRNIAERSIV, encoded by the coding sequence ATGAATTTAGTTCATTTGTGTCTTACAGGAACAATTACTGATGGATGGTCTTATCAAGAAAATATGCTTGCTAAGTTTCATCGTAGATTCGGACATTCTGTTACGATTGTCACATCTGAATGGGTGTATTCTTTGGATGGCGGTTTACACAAAGCCTCTCAAAAAGATTATCATTTGAATGATGGTACACATATTTTTAGATTAAGTATTTGTAATGGTGTCTCATTTAATTCAAAAATAAAAAAATATGGGAAAATTTTAGAAATTCTACAGAAAATTTCTCCAGACGTTCTATTTATTCATGGGTGCCAATTTCGTGACATTTCAACCATTGTCAAGTATTTAAAATCGCACTCTTATGTTGTTACTTATGTAGACAATCATGCTGATTTTTCAAATAGTGCAACAAATTGGATTTCAAAAAACATACTGCATAAAATAATTTGGCGGTATTATGCACAAAAAATCAATCCGTTTGTAAAAAAATGGTATGGAGTCTTACCTGCACGTGTTGATTTTTTGAAAGACGTTTACGGGCTACCTGCTGATAAAGTTGAATTTTTGCCTATGGGGGCTGACGATGATCTTGTTGAAAAATCCTCACGCTCCGATGTTCGTGTTAAATATCGGGAAAAATATGGTATTGCGGAAGATAATCAACTAATAGTTACAGGTGGTAAAATTGATTTAGCAAAGAAGCAAACATTGTTGTTGATGGATGCTGTAAATCAAATTAACAATCCTAAGTTAAAATTAATTGTTTTCGGTTCTGTTGTTCCCGAATTAAAAGGAGAAGTCGAAAAGCGTTGCTCAGACAAAGTTAAATACATAGGATGGGTTTCATCTGAGGAGGCTTATCCACATTTTGCAATGGCTGATTTAGTAATGTTTCCTGGTCGTCATTCTGTTTTTTGGGAACAGGTTGCAGGTATGGGTATCCCTATGATAGTTAAGTATTGGGAAGGAACGACACATGTTGACCGTGGCGGAAATGTAAAATTTTTGCGTAAAGATTCTGTTGATGAAATCAAAAAAAATATTGAAGATGTATTTTTAGGTAATAAACTTGATAAGATGAAATCTATTGCTTTAAATAGCATGAAATTTTTCTCTTATCGCAATATAGCAGAAAGAAGTATTGTTTAG
- a CDS encoding glycosyltransferase family 4 protein, with amino-acid sequence MNICVVCSDYPSKKSSTFSFVKQLVDEFAEQGHCCFVVSPFSITRYKCFNKAIEIQKFKSGGQVVLIRPNYLSFSMFRIGHFCPTDFFQKQALKKAFKMLPIIPDVIYAHFWSSAILAFNFAKRNDIPLFVASGESSIPKPLNKISYQVSFCNYISGVICVSKKNKNESINLGLTSDDKCVVIPNAIDEKKFYKMDKKECRKKYDYPENAFIVAFVGWFNNRKGSNRVSEAIKKLNNPNIYSIFVGNGPDEPSCPNIIFKGNVKHEKLCSLLNCADIFVLPTLAEGCCNAIIEAMACNLPIISSDLSFNDELLDEGNSIRINSNSVEEIAFAINKLYNDFQLRESMAEGSLKKASNLTIDKRAKAIIQFIETRISGKTTNV; translated from the coding sequence ATGAATATTTGTGTTGTTTGTTCTGATTATCCTAGTAAAAAGTCAAGTACTTTTTCTTTTGTCAAGCAACTTGTTGACGAGTTTGCTGAACAAGGGCATTGCTGTTTTGTTGTATCGCCGTTTAGTATTACTAGGTACAAGTGCTTTAATAAAGCAATTGAAATTCAAAAATTCAAGTCTGGTGGACAAGTTGTTCTAATTCGTCCCAATTATCTATCTTTTTCAATGTTTAGAATCGGTCATTTCTGTCCAACTGATTTTTTTCAAAAACAGGCTCTAAAAAAAGCGTTTAAAATGTTGCCTATTATCCCCGATGTGATATATGCACATTTTTGGTCTTCTGCAATTTTAGCATTTAATTTTGCAAAAAGAAATGATATTCCTCTATTTGTTGCATCCGGGGAGAGTTCTATTCCCAAACCTCTAAACAAAATCTCATATCAAGTATCTTTTTGTAATTATATCTCTGGGGTTATTTGTGTTTCCAAAAAAAATAAAAACGAATCGATTAATCTAGGTTTAACTTCGGATGATAAGTGTGTTGTAATTCCAAATGCAATTGACGAAAAAAAATTCTATAAAATGGATAAAAAAGAATGTCGAAAAAAATACGATTATCCTGAAAATGCTTTTATTGTTGCTTTTGTTGGATGGTTTAACAATAGAAAAGGTTCCAATCGAGTTTCTGAAGCAATAAAGAAATTGAACAATCCCAATATATATTCCATATTTGTGGGAAATGGTCCTGATGAGCCAAGTTGTCCAAACATTATCTTTAAAGGTAATGTAAAACATGAAAAATTATGTTCTTTGTTAAATTGTGCAGATATTTTCGTTTTACCAACTCTTGCAGAAGGGTGTTGTAATGCCATAATTGAAGCGATGGCATGCAATTTGCCTATCATTAGTTCTGACTTATCATTTAATGACGAGCTTTTGGATGAAGGAAATTCCATACGCATAAATTCTAATTCTGTTGAAGAAATTGCCTTTGCAATTAATAAACTGTATAACGATTTTCAACTACGAGAATCAATGGCTGAAGGCTCTTTAAAAAAAGCCTCTAATCTTACAATTGATAAAAGAGCAAAAGCTATCATACAATTTATCGAAACTCGTATATCGGGAAAAACGACAAATGTTTAG
- a CDS encoding O-antigen ligase family protein, translating into MFSWINKPNLYTLGWCIYFYQGILFPDGFVAIKLMMVVLLVVSLYYVFIANTQYKIPAYLMGLNALLSLFTVYGLYLIIIPYDYNPVPGSEFLKQIYVSLLPIYAFYVFSKEGRINEKSVQIWAIFFITLTIVYYFASERTLLRNAILAKINKTEFTNNIGYLFTALIPLSLFFKKRVLLLYVILGTCFVFTIMAMKRGAIIIGVICIMLVLWNALKTSNIKTKISIMILLFILFVVGAKFVEYKMETSDYFINRIEQTSEGNASGRDRLFSAYLNYFLDDASPSQFFLGSGANYTMQMIGYAHNDWLEIAVNHGLLGVLCFIFYWSMFAKTAWVGRLKKTESLVMQIVFIDFFLRTFFSMSYREMHVVSQLILGYSLTKEIRDEQVIYSNHTV; encoded by the coding sequence ATGTTTAGTTGGATTAATAAGCCCAATTTATATACCCTTGGTTGGTGTATCTATTTTTATCAAGGAATTCTTTTCCCCGATGGTTTTGTTGCGATAAAACTAATGATGGTTGTATTGTTAGTAGTTTCTCTATATTATGTATTTATCGCAAATACCCAATATAAAATTCCCGCTTATTTAATGGGATTGAACGCTTTACTTTCGTTATTTACTGTATATGGATTATATTTGATAATAATTCCTTATGATTATAATCCTGTACCTGGTTCAGAATTTTTAAAACAGATTTATGTATCTTTATTACCTATTTATGCATTTTATGTTTTTTCGAAGGAAGGTAGGATAAATGAAAAAAGCGTTCAAATATGGGCGATTTTCTTTATTACATTGACTATTGTATATTATTTTGCAAGTGAACGAACATTATTGCGGAATGCGATACTTGCAAAAATAAACAAAACAGAATTTACAAATAATATTGGCTATTTATTTACAGCGTTGATTCCATTAAGTCTTTTTTTTAAAAAACGTGTTCTTTTGCTATATGTCATTTTAGGAACGTGTTTTGTTTTTACAATAATGGCAATGAAACGTGGCGCTATTATTATTGGTGTAATTTGCATAATGCTTGTTTTATGGAATGCTTTAAAAACGTCAAATATCAAAACCAAAATTAGCATTATGATTTTATTATTTATTTTATTTGTTGTCGGAGCTAAATTTGTTGAATATAAGATGGAGACTAGTGATTATTTCATAAATAGAATTGAACAAACTTCTGAAGGAAATGCAAGTGGAAGAGATAGACTGTTTAGTGCGTATTTAAACTATTTTCTTGATGATGCTTCTCCTAGTCAATTTTTTTTAGGATCAGGAGCTAATTACACAATGCAGATGATTGGATATGCCCACAATGATTGGTTGGAAATTGCTGTAAATCATGGCTTGTTGGGTGTTTTATGTTTTATTTTTTATTGGAGCATGTTTGCTAAAACAGCTTGGGTGGGGCGGCTAAAGAAAACAGAGAGTCTTGTTATGCAAATTGTATTTATTGATTTTTTCTTACGAACTTTTTTTTCAATGTCTTACCGAGAAATGCATGTTGTTTCACAACTGATTTTGGGGTATTCTTTAACCAAGGAGATTCGTGATGAGCAAGTTATCTACAGCAATCACACTGTTTAA